ACCGCCGGGGCGAGATCGAAGGGGAACCAGCGCTGCACCGAGGCGGCCATGCCACCCCCGCACGGCTTGCTCCGCGGCAGCCGCTCCCTCTCCAGCAGCAACACCGAACGGCCCCGCTGGGCGAGGTGGAACGCGGTGGCGGCACCGGCGGCACCGGCGCCGATCACGATCACATCGGCGTGGCTCAAACCTTGAGGATGTCGGCTTCCTTCTCAGCGAGATGCTTCTCGAGCTGGGCGATGAAGCGATCGGTGAGCTTCTGCACCTTGTCCTGCTCATCGCGGCTCTGATCTTCTGAGAGCTCAGCCTCCTTTTCGCTGCGCTTGATCCTGTCGATGGCGTCGCGACGGATGTTGCGCAGGCCCACCTTGCCCTCCTCTGCGTACTTGGCGGCCAACTTGCAGAACTCCTTGCGCCGTTCTGCTGTCAGTGGCGGAATGTTGATGCGGATCACCCGGCCATCGTTGTTGGGGGTGAGGCCGAGATCACTGGTGGCGATCGCCTTCTCGATCAGGGCCATGGAGCCCGCATCGAAGGGCTGGATCTGAAGGGTCTGGGCGTCGGGGGTGGAGAGGGTCGCCAATGACTTCAGCGGCGTATCGGCCCCGTAGTACTCAACGCTGATCTTGTCGAGCAGAGCGGGGTTGGCGCGGCCGGTGCGGATCGAATTGAACGTACGCAGGGTGGATTCCAGCGACTTCTGCATGCTGGCTTCGAGATCCATGGCAGGGGGCTCAGGGGCGAGGAGGGCTCAGGTGGAGGGGGTGATGCGGGTGCCGATCGGTTCACCCGCGACGACCCGGCCGATGTTGCCGGGGCCGAACAGGTCGAACACGACGATCGGGATGTCGTTGTCCTTGCAGAGGGCGATGGCGGTGCTGTCCATCACCTCAAGCTCCCCACTCAGCACCTGCTGAAAGGTGAGGGTGTCGTAGCGCACGGCATCGGCGTGCTTGGCGGGATCCTTGTCGTAGACGCCATCGACCTTGGTGGCCTTGAAGACCACCTCGGCGTTGATCTCGGCGGCGCGCAGGGCGGCGGTGGTGTCGGTGGTGAAAAAGGGGTTCCCGCAACCGGCCCCGAACACCACCACGCGGCCCTTTTCCAGGTGCCGAATCGCCTTGCGGCGGATGTAGGGCTCGGCCACCTCCTGCATGGCAATCGCGGTCTGCACCCTCGTGGGCACCCCCGCCCTCTCCAGGGCGTCCTGGAGGCTGATGGCGTTCATCACCGTGGCCAGCATGCCGACGTAATCGGCGGTGGCGCGGTCCATGCCGGCGGCGGAACCCTTGAGGCCCCGGAAGATGTTGCCGCCACCCACCACGATCGCCACCTCCGTGCCGGCGGCCACCACGGCGGCCACATCGGCGGCAATCCACTGGACGATGGCCGGATCGATGCCGTAACCCTGCTCGCCCATCAGCGCTTCGCCGCTGAGTTTGAGAAGGACACGCCGATAAGCCATCCGGTTCAGCGCTCGTCATCTGCGTTCGGGCGCAGAGTAGCAAGCAGCCAACGCCTGCCCCCAGCAGAGATTCCACCGCCAGCGATGGCCCTTCGATGCCCTAGTACTCGATACCGGCCTGGGCCTTCACCCCCTGCTCCCGGAACGGGTGGCGCAGCAGCTTCATCTCGGTCACCAGATCGGCCCGCTCCACCAGGGCCGGAGGGGCGCCGCGGCCCGTGAGCGCCACATGGGTGAGGGGCGGCCGCTGATCGAGGCCCGCCAGCAGCTGCTCCAGACCCAAGTAGCCCAGTTTGAGGGCCACGTTCACCTCATCGAGCACCACCAGCTTGCGCTCCGGATCGGCAAGGTGCCGCAGTGATTCGGCCCAGGCCTCCTGCACCAGCTGGCGGTCCCGCTCCCGGTCCTGGGTCTCCCAGGTGAAGCCTTCCCCCAGGGCCTGCCAGTGCAGGGCCTCGCCGAACACCGCCAGGGCCTTGGCCTCACCTGGCAGCCAGCCCCCCTTGATGAACTGGATCACCGCCACCCGCTGCCCATGGCCGAGGGCGCGCAGCACCAGGCCGAGGGCCGCGGTGGTCTTGCCCTTGCCCTCGCCGGTGAACACCAGCACCAGCCCCTTCTCCAGGTTGCGCTCCCCCACCCGCTGGCTCTGCACCTCGCGGCGGCGCTCCATGCGCCGGCGGTAACCCTCGGCATCGGCTTCGGGGGCCAGGGCTCCGCCCGGGCCGATCTCACCGGCCAGCTGGTCGAGATCGGAGGGCGTTTCGTTCATCGGATGGCTTCAGTCGTTCGCTGCACTCTGGCGCTGGCGGGAAAGGGCTGCGTCCACCGCCTGCTGCTGGTCGCGGCGGGTGATCCAGTGGTGGTAGGTCCGGGTGTGGATCGCCACTGAGTGGCCCATCATCCGGGCTGCCACCGTGTCAGGCAGACCGATGTGGATGGTGCGCACGGCCCAGGCGTGACGCAGGTCGTAGGGGGTGATCGGCAGCCCATAGCGGCGGAACTGTTCGGCCACCCGCCGGCCCACCTGCTGCAGGGTGGTGCGTGCCAGGTCGGTGCAGACGGGCGGCAGGGCGCCGGCCTCCATCCCCAGGCGGGGCAGATCGAAGTGCTCCACCCAGGCGGGCTGGAAGGGCCACACCTGGTGTTCACCGGTCTTGCTGGTGGGCAGCACCCGCAGGACCCGATCGCCACCGGGCGCCAAGGCGGAACAATCGCAGAAAAACAATTCATGGTTGCGCAGGCCGTAGGTGGCCATCAGCCCGTAGGCCAGGCGCCATTGGGGGTTGGGGATGCGCTCCAGCAGCCCCAGGATCAGGGCGTCACTGGGGAGCTGGCGGAACTGGGCCCGATGCAGGCCGTAGCCCCCCGCCCGCTGGCTCCAGTCGGCCGGCAACTCCAGCCCAAGGAAGCGGGCCAGGGCCGCCAGGGCGATGCCGCACTGCTGGCGGCTGCGGCTGGCGGAGCCATAGCTCTCCAGCACCTGCAGCAGCAGATTCAGATCGAGGGGGCGTTCACCGGCCTGGGCCTCGAGCCGGCGCAGGTAGGGCAGGTAGGCGCTGCGCCAGGTGGTGTGGGTGCCGGCGCGGTTTCGGCGGCGGCGGGCCTCGGCGTGGAAGCTGCCGGCGAAGGCGTCGAGGACGGGCTGCACAAACGCGCCTGCGCCAACGGGTTCAGACAGACCAGTAGCCCGCGGGGCGGCCGGTGAGCCCCCTCCCACGACCGGCGCCGCCGCCAACCCATTGCTCTGGCCCCACTCCGACCATTGGAAACGCTGCTGCTGCAGCTGTTGCACCAGCTTGCGCAACTGCTGCTGGGCCTGACGCAGGCCGCTCTCGTCGGCCGGCAAGCCAAGGCTGATGCGCTGCACCGGATGGCGGCCGCTGCCCCGGCGGCAGGGCAGGGGGCCGCGCAGGCCCAGCCGCTGGCCGCGCAGCTCCAGTCGCAAGGACAATCCCCCCGCCGCCAGCAGGGCGTTCTGCTCGCGGATCAGCGGCTCGATCGAGGCGGACACCGGCGCATCGAAAGGGCGCCTCGACCCTATCGAGCCACATCGGAAGCGGCCAGGGGCGCGGCGGCAGCGTTACGCTCGGCGCACTCCCCACCCCCCCGGGCATGGCCAAGGTCGGCGTGCTGCTGCTGAACCTCGGCGGTCCAGAGCGCATTCAGGACGTGGGTCCGTTCCTCTACAACCTGTTCGCCGATCCGGAGATCATCCGGCTGCCCACACCGCTGCTGCAGAAGCCCCTGGCCTGGCTGATCAGCACCCTGCGCAGCAGCAAGTCCCAAGAGGCCTACAAGGCGATCGGCGGTGGATCCCCCCTGCGGCGCATCACCGAACAGCAGGCACGGGAACTCCAAAGCGAACTGCGCTCCCGCGATGTGGAGGCCACTACCTATGTGGCCATGCGCTACTGGCACCCGTTCACCGAGTCGGCCGTGTCCGATATCAAGGCCGACCACATGGACGAGGTGGTGGTGCTGCCGCTCTACCCCCACTTCTCGATCAGCACCAGCGGCTCCAGCTTCAGGGAGCTGCAACGGCTGCGCCAGGTGGATCCGGCCTTCTCACGGCTGCCGATCCGCTGCATCCGCAGCTGGTACGACCACCCCGGCTATGTCGGCGCGATGGCTGAGCTGATCTCCCGTCAACTGGAAGGCTGCGCGGATCCCAGCACCGCCCACATCTTCTTCAGTGCCCACGGGGTGCCCAAGAGCTACGTGGAGGAAGCGGGCGACCCCTACCAGAAAGAGATTGAGGGCTGCACAGAGCTGATCATGGCCAGGCTCGAAACCGAGCTGGGCCGCCGCAATCCTTTCACCCTGGCCTACCAGAGCCGCGTGGGCCCCGTGGAATGGCTCAAGCCCTACACCGATGAGGCCCTGGTTCGGCTGGGGGAGGCGGGAGTCAAGGAGCTGGTGGTGGTGCCGATCAGCTTCGTGAGTGAGCACATCGAAACCCTCGAGGAAATCGACATCGAATACCGGGAGATCGCCACAGAGGCAGGGATCACCAACTTCCAGCGGGTGCCCGCCCTCGATGTGACCCCCAGCTTCATCCGCGGGCTGGCGGATCTGGTGCAGGAGTCACTGGACGGTCCGGAGGTGAACCTGGACCAGGCGGCCCAGCTGCCCAACCGGGTGAAGCTCTATCCCCAGGAGAAGTGGTCGTGGGGATGGAGCAACAGCTCCGAAGTCTGGAACGGCCGTCTGGCCATGGTCGGCTTCTCGGCTTTCCTGCTCGAACTGATCAGCGGCAAGGGGCCCTTGCACGCCATCGGTCTGCTTTGAAAGCAATGGTTCGCCTGCGCCCCTTCCAGCTGATGGCCGTCCTGGTGCTGGCCCAGGTGCCCCTGGCCGTGGCCCCGGCCGGGGCCAACCCTGCCTGGAACAGAGGGGTGTTCCCGGTGACCCGTTTCCTCGGCTATACAAGCCATTACGGAACCCGCACCGGTCCGAGCGGCTCGAGGGAACCCCACAACGGCCTGGACATCGCCGCCCCCATGGGCTCCCCGATCCGCAACTGGTGGAGTGGAACCGTCAGTGATCTGATCAGCGACGGTGCCTGCGGCATCGGCCTGGTGATCCGTTCCGGGGACTACGAGCACATCTACTGCCATCTGTCCGGCTCGGTCAGCGGCGGCTGGTATCGCAGCGGATCCCTTGCGCTTTATGAGGGCCAGCGGGTGCGGGCCGGCGAGGAGATTGCCCATGTGGGCATGAGCGGCCGGACCACAGGCCCCCATCTGCACTGGGGCATCCGTTACCGCGGCGAGTGGCTCAACCCCGGTGTGATCCTCAAGGCGATGGTGCTCAGTCGGCGCCGTTGAGCCAGCCACAGGTCCCGGTGAACCGCTTGGCGGACGAACGATCCGCAGCCCCCATCCACCAGCGCCTTGACCGAGCCTTAGTCTGGGTCGATCTCACCGACTGGGTTCTGCCGCAGCCGTGACCCTCACGTCCGTCTCCCCTGCGGTGGAAGCCGCCGCCGCCGCTCTCAGCGTTCCTGGCCGTGTCAGTGGGGCCTATGCCCTGATGGATGCGCTGCACCGCCATGGGGTGAAGCACATCTTCGGCTACCCCGGCGGGGCGATCCTGCCCATCTACGACGAGCTGCACAAGGCTGAAAGCCGGGGCTGGTTCAACCACATCCTGGTGCGCCACGAGCAGGGCGGCGCCCACGCCGCCGACGCCTACGCCAGGGCCACCGGCCAGGTGGGGGTCTGCTTCGGCACCTCCGGCCCCGGTGCCACCAACCTGGTGACCGGCATCGCCACCGCCCAGATGGATTCGGTGCCGCTGGTGGTGATCACCGGTCAGGTGAGCCGCGCCGCGATCGGCACCGACGCGTTCCAGGAAACCGACATCTTCGGGATCACCCTGCCGATCGTGAAGCACTCCTGGGTGGTGCGCGACCCCGCTGAAATCGGTCGGATCGTGGCCGAGGCCTTCCTGATCGCCTCCACCGGCCGGCCGGGCCCGGTGCTGATCGACGTGCCCAAGGATGTGGGCCTCGAAGAATTCGATTACGTGCCGGTGGAGCCCGGCAGCGCCAGGCCCGCCGGCTACACGTTGCCCGCAGCCCCGAAGGGCGCCGCGATCGCCAAGGCCCTGGAGCTGATTCGCCAGGCCCGACGGCCGCTGCTCTACGTCGGTGGTGGGGCGATCAGCTCCGGCGCCCACGCGGCCGTCAAGACCCTCGCCGAGCGCTTCCGGCTGCCGGTCACGACCACGTTGATGGGCAAGGGAGCCTTCGACGAACAGGCGGATCTGGCGGTCGGCATGCTGGGCATGCACGGCACCGCCTATGCCAATTTCGCCGTCACCGAATGTGATCTGCTGATCGCCGCCGGGGCCCGCTTCGATGACCGGGTCACAGGCCGGGTCGACAGCTTTGCCCCCCGGGCCCAGGTGATCCACATCGACATCGATGCCGCCGAGGTGGGCAAGGTGCGGGTTCCGGAGGTGCCGATCGTCGCCGACGTGCGCGCGGCCCTCGAAGCCCTGCTGGCGGCCTCCGAAGGGGAGCCCGCCAGCAACCGCACCGAGGCCTGGCTGGAGCGCATCGACAGCTGGAAGCAGCACTACCCCCTTGTGGTGCCCGCCCCCGAGGGGATGATCGCCCCCCAGGAGGTGATGGTGGCTCTCCAGGAGCTGGCCCCCCACGCCTTCGTCACCACCGACGTGGGCCAACACCAGATGTGGGCCGCCCAGTTCCTGCATAACGCTCCCCGCCACTGGATCAGCAGCAGCGGCCTGGGAACCATGGGCTTCGGGCTGCCCGCCGCCATGGGCGTCCAGGTGGCCTACCCGGAGGCCCAGGTGGTCTGCGTGGCCGGTGACGCCAGCATCCTGATGAACATCCAGGAGCTGGGCACCCTCAACCAGTACGGGCTGCCCGTCAAGGTGGTGGTCATCAACAACGGCTGGCAGGGCATGGTGCGCCAGTGGCAGGAGAGCTTCTACGGGGAGCGCTACTCCAACTCCGAAATGACCGGCGGCATGCCCGATTTCGCGGCCCTGGCGGAAGCCTTCGGGGTGCGGGGCATGGCGATCACGGAGCGGGGGCGTCTTCACGCCGACCTGGCCGAGGCCCTGGCCCACCCCGGACCGGTGTTCATCGATGTGCAAGTTCGCCGCAACGAGAACTGCTACCCGATGGTCCCCCCTGGGGCCAGCAATGCCCAGATGGTGGGTCTGCCCAGCCATCCCGAACTCGCGATCGACACCACCCGTCAGTGCGGCAGCTGCGGCAGCAGCACCGAGAGCGCCCATCTGTTCTGCCCCAGTTGCGGGGCCAAGCTCTGAACCTGCTGCGCCCCATCCTGGCCGCCTTGATCAGCGCCCTCCTGTTGCTCTGGCCCGGCGCCGCCAGGGCCGCTGAAGTGCTGTCCGTGCAGGGTTCCACGCAGCTGCAGGTGGGGGACCAAAACCGGATCTACGGCGTCCGCCTGGCCTGCGTCCAGGTCAGCCCGCCCCAGGAGGCGGCGGCCCTCGATCTGGTGCGTCAGCGCTTGCCCCGCCACAGCCGAATCAATCTCAGGCCCGTGGGATCCAGCGGTGGTGACCTGCTCGCCCAGGTGAAAATCCTGCCCAGCGGTGAGGATCTGGGCCGCTCCCTGGTGGCGGCCGGCCTGGCGGCTCCCCTGGGGGGTGACCAACGGCCGAGCGCCTGCAAGGGCGGATGAGTCTGAACCGCACCGCCAAGGGCATCGTCCTGGTC
Above is a genomic segment from Cyanobium sp. ATX 6F1 containing:
- the pyrH gene encoding UMP kinase; the protein is MAYRRVLLKLSGEALMGEQGYGIDPAIVQWIAADVAAVVAAGTEVAIVVGGGNIFRGLKGSAAGMDRATADYVGMLATVMNAISLQDALERAGVPTRVQTAIAMQEVAEPYIRRKAIRHLEKGRVVVFGAGCGNPFFTTDTTAALRAAEINAEVVFKATKVDGVYDKDPAKHADAVRYDTLTFQQVLSGELEVMDSTAIALCKDNDIPIVVFDLFGPGNIGRVVAGEPIGTRITPST
- a CDS encoding M23 family metallopeptidase, with the translated sequence MVRLRPFQLMAVLVLAQVPLAVAPAGANPAWNRGVFPVTRFLGYTSHYGTRTGPSGSREPHNGLDIAAPMGSPIRNWWSGTVSDLISDGACGIGLVIRSGDYEHIYCHLSGSVSGGWYRSGSLALYEGQRVRAGEEIAHVGMSGRTTGPHLHWGIRYRGEWLNPGVILKAMVLSRRR
- the frr gene encoding ribosome recycling factor, encoding MDLEASMQKSLESTLRTFNSIRTGRANPALLDKISVEYYGADTPLKSLATLSTPDAQTLQIQPFDAGSMALIEKAIATSDLGLTPNNDGRVIRINIPPLTAERRKEFCKLAAKYAEEGKVGLRNIRRDAIDRIKRSEKEAELSEDQSRDEQDKVQKLTDRFIAQLEKHLAEKEADILKV
- the hemH gene encoding ferrochelatase yields the protein MAKVGVLLLNLGGPERIQDVGPFLYNLFADPEIIRLPTPLLQKPLAWLISTLRSSKSQEAYKAIGGGSPLRRITEQQARELQSELRSRDVEATTYVAMRYWHPFTESAVSDIKADHMDEVVVLPLYPHFSISTSGSSFRELQRLRQVDPAFSRLPIRCIRSWYDHPGYVGAMAELISRQLEGCADPSTAHIFFSAHGVPKSYVEEAGDPYQKEIEGCTELIMARLETELGRRNPFTLAYQSRVGPVEWLKPYTDEALVRLGEAGVKELVVVPISFVSEHIETLEEIDIEYREIATEAGITNFQRVPALDVTPSFIRGLADLVQESLDGPEVNLDQAAQLPNRVKLYPQEKWSWGWSNSSEVWNGRLAMVGFSAFLLELISGKGPLHAIGLL
- the cobO gene encoding cob(I)yrinic acid a,c-diamide adenosyltransferase, which encodes MNETPSDLDQLAGEIGPGGALAPEADAEGYRRRMERRREVQSQRVGERNLEKGLVLVFTGEGKGKTTAALGLVLRALGHGQRVAVIQFIKGGWLPGEAKALAVFGEALHWQALGEGFTWETQDRERDRQLVQEAWAESLRHLADPERKLVVLDEVNVALKLGYLGLEQLLAGLDQRPPLTHVALTGRGAPPALVERADLVTEMKLLRHPFREQGVKAQAGIEY
- the ilvB gene encoding biosynthetic-type acetolactate synthase large subunit → MTLTSVSPAVEAAAAALSVPGRVSGAYALMDALHRHGVKHIFGYPGGAILPIYDELHKAESRGWFNHILVRHEQGGAHAADAYARATGQVGVCFGTSGPGATNLVTGIATAQMDSVPLVVITGQVSRAAIGTDAFQETDIFGITLPIVKHSWVVRDPAEIGRIVAEAFLIASTGRPGPVLIDVPKDVGLEEFDYVPVEPGSARPAGYTLPAAPKGAAIAKALELIRQARRPLLYVGGGAISSGAHAAVKTLAERFRLPVTTTLMGKGAFDEQADLAVGMLGMHGTAYANFAVTECDLLIAAGARFDDRVTGRVDSFAPRAQVIHIDIDAAEVGKVRVPEVPIVADVRAALEALLAASEGEPASNRTEAWLERIDSWKQHYPLVVPAPEGMIAPQEVMVALQELAPHAFVTTDVGQHQMWAAQFLHNAPRHWISSSGLGTMGFGLPAAMGVQVAYPEAQVVCVAGDASILMNIQELGTLNQYGLPVKVVVINNGWQGMVRQWQESFYGERYSNSEMTGGMPDFAALAEAFGVRGMAITERGRLHADLAEALAHPGPVFIDVQVRRNENCYPMVPPGASNAQMVGLPSHPELAIDTTRQCGSCGSSTESAHLFCPSCGAKL
- a CDS encoding site-specific integrase — encoded protein: MSASIEPLIREQNALLAAGGLSLRLELRGQRLGLRGPLPCRRGSGRHPVQRISLGLPADESGLRQAQQQLRKLVQQLQQQRFQWSEWGQSNGLAAAPVVGGGSPAAPRATGLSEPVGAGAFVQPVLDAFAGSFHAEARRRRNRAGTHTTWRSAYLPYLRRLEAQAGERPLDLNLLLQVLESYGSASRSRQQCGIALAALARFLGLELPADWSQRAGGYGLHRAQFRQLPSDALILGLLERIPNPQWRLAYGLMATYGLRNHELFFCDCSALAPGGDRVLRVLPTSKTGEHQVWPFQPAWVEHFDLPRLGMEAGALPPVCTDLARTTLQQVGRRVAEQFRRYGLPITPYDLRHAWAVRTIHIGLPDTVAARMMGHSVAIHTRTYHHWITRRDQQQAVDAALSRQRQSAAND